From the Priestia koreensis genome, one window contains:
- a CDS encoding DUF4363 family protein has protein sequence MSQKQINLSLLGLLLLIYIGIWAWQYVVFFKETPSFEDNVQQVMKQAERHEWQKAGEQMEKVEKQWDRGKIAVSIKTASMNHSLLTISLRKLKSSVSKHDEVGVKREGEESLLLFRNTLSLIPRF, from the coding sequence TTGTCACAAAAACAGATTAATCTATCACTTTTGGGACTCCTATTACTAATCTATATTGGCATTTGGGCATGGCAGTATGTCGTGTTTTTTAAAGAAACGCCATCGTTTGAAGATAACGTACAGCAGGTAATGAAACAAGCTGAGCGACACGAGTGGCAAAAAGCAGGAGAGCAGATGGAAAAGGTAGAGAAACAGTGGGATCGCGGAAAGATTGCCGTGTCTATTAAAACCGCTTCGATGAATCATAGTCTATTAACCATCTCGCTGCGTAAGCTGAAATCCTCCGTTTCAAAGCATGACGAAGTGGGCGTAAAACGTGAGGGAGAAGAGTCACTTCTTCTGTTTCGGAATACGTTGTCACTCATCCCACGATTCTAG
- a CDS encoding pyrimidine-nucleoside phosphorylase produces the protein MRMVDIIQKKRNGKELTTEEINFFVEGYTKGDIPDYQVSALMMAVYFQGMKSNEIATLTQAMVNSGETIDLSAIEGHKVDKHSTGGVGDKTTFIVGPLVASVGVPVAKMSGRGLGHTGGTLDKLEAIEGFHIEMTKEEFINNVNTHKLAVAGQTGNLAPADKKLYALRDVTATVDSIPLIAGSIMSKKLASGADGIVLDVKTGSGAFMKTLEDSEALAKEMVNIGNNLGRHTVAVISDMNQPLGFEVGNANEVREAVEVLQGKKVDDLRRLSLELSSHMAVIAEIFDTYEEAYKELEKNLENGKAFEVFRSFVQAQGGNVDMIDDLSKLPQAKYQVEVKAEKDGYVSAIEAESIGIAAMYLGAGRATKDDQINHAVGITLKKKVGDKVKAGEAIVVLHTDDENPTDSIKKVQEAYEISNSKPEERPLIHNVIK, from the coding sequence ATGAGAATGGTTGATATTATTCAAAAGAAACGTAACGGAAAAGAACTAACAACAGAAGAAATTAATTTCTTTGTAGAGGGGTATACAAAGGGAGATATTCCAGACTATCAAGTGTCTGCACTCATGATGGCTGTCTACTTCCAAGGAATGAAATCGAACGAAATTGCTACGTTAACACAAGCAATGGTGAACTCTGGTGAAACGATTGATTTATCAGCAATCGAAGGACACAAAGTTGATAAGCATTCAACAGGTGGGGTAGGAGACAAAACAACGTTTATTGTAGGACCATTAGTAGCATCTGTAGGTGTGCCGGTTGCTAAAATGTCTGGGCGCGGCCTTGGACATACGGGTGGAACGCTCGATAAGTTAGAGGCAATTGAAGGCTTCCATATCGAAATGACAAAAGAAGAATTTATTAATAACGTAAACACGCATAAACTAGCTGTGGCAGGTCAAACAGGAAACTTAGCGCCAGCGGATAAAAAATTATATGCGCTTCGTGACGTGACGGCAACGGTAGACTCAATTCCGTTAATCGCTGGATCAATTATGAGTAAAAAGCTTGCTTCAGGTGCTGATGGAATTGTACTAGACGTAAAAACGGGATCTGGTGCATTCATGAAGACACTCGAAGATTCTGAAGCTCTTGCAAAAGAAATGGTTAATATCGGGAACAACTTAGGTCGTCACACAGTTGCAGTTATTAGTGATATGAATCAACCACTTGGCTTCGAAGTTGGAAATGCAAACGAAGTACGTGAAGCGGTAGAAGTACTTCAAGGGAAAAAAGTAGACGATCTTCGCCGTCTATCGTTAGAGTTGTCTTCACATATGGCAGTCATCGCTGAAATCTTTGACACGTATGAAGAAGCATACAAAGAATTAGAGAAAAACCTTGAAAACGGCAAAGCGTTTGAAGTGTTCCGTTCCTTCGTTCAAGCTCAAGGTGGAAACGTAGACATGATCGATGATTTGAGCAAGCTTCCTCAAGCGAAATACCAAGTGGAAGTAAAAGCTGAAAAAGATGGCTATGTGTCTGCAATTGAGGCGGAATCCATTGGGATTGCAGCTATGTATTTAGGAGCTGGTCGTGCAACAAAAGACGACCAAATTAACCATGCAGTCGGCATTACGCTGAAGAAAAAAGTGGGAGATAAAGTCAAAGCTGGTGAAGCGATCGTTGTGCTTCATACAGATGATGAAAACCCAACGGATTCAATCAAAAAAGTACAAGAGGCGTACGAAATTTCAAACAGCAAGCCTGAAGAGCGTCCGCTTATTCATAACGTAATTAAATAA
- the xerD gene encoding site-specific tyrosine recombinase XerD has translation MEFHIQDFMHYLIVERGLAENTIESYQRDLKKYEQFLKNVEQITSYNDVSRVHIVSFLRYLHEQQKSSKTIARHVASIRSFHQFLLREKIADQDPSVHVEIPQTERKLPKVLNADEVEALLMSADTSTPLGIRDKAMLELLYATGIRVSELVNLNIEDVHVTMGFLRCFGKGSKERIVPMGRMASEAIQSYIERARGQLLKKQSSETALFLNHHGNRLTRQGFWKILKKLAREARIEKELTPHTLRHSFATHLLENGADLRAVQEMLGHADISTTQIYTHVTKTRLKDVYNQFHPRA, from the coding sequence TTGGAATTTCATATTCAGGATTTTATGCATTATTTGATTGTCGAGCGAGGTCTTGCGGAAAATACCATTGAGTCGTATCAGCGCGATTTAAAAAAGTATGAACAATTTTTAAAGAACGTCGAGCAAATCACATCCTATAATGACGTATCACGAGTTCATATCGTATCGTTTCTTCGATATTTACATGAACAGCAAAAATCATCAAAGACAATTGCAAGACATGTGGCATCCATTCGTTCGTTTCATCAGTTTTTGTTGCGTGAAAAGATTGCGGATCAAGATCCTTCCGTTCACGTTGAAATACCTCAAACAGAACGAAAGCTGCCGAAAGTGTTAAATGCCGATGAGGTAGAGGCGCTTTTAATGAGCGCGGATACGTCGACACCTCTTGGCATTCGAGACAAAGCCATGCTAGAGTTGCTGTACGCAACTGGCATTCGGGTATCAGAGCTCGTCAACTTAAACATTGAAGATGTTCACGTCACGATGGGATTTCTTCGATGCTTTGGGAAGGGGAGCAAGGAACGAATTGTTCCAATGGGGAGAATGGCATCGGAAGCGATTCAATCATACATTGAACGAGCACGAGGGCAGCTCCTGAAAAAGCAAAGCAGTGAAACGGCATTATTTTTAAATCATCATGGAAATCGGTTAACGAGACAAGGGTTCTGGAAAATTCTTAAAAAGCTAGCAAGAGAAGCAAGAATTGAAAAAGAACTGACCCCGCATACGCTCAGACACTCATTTGCAACGCATTTATTGGAAAACGGAGCCGATTTGAGGGCCGTACAAGAAATGTTGGGACATGCCGACATTTCGACTACGCAAATCTACACGCACGTTACAAAAACTAGATTAAAAGATGTATATAATCAATTTCATCCTCGAGCATAA
- a CDS encoding YqzK family protein has translation MKSWAETVYNTGKVFLFFMGFTFLFYYGIVWVHQEYQDYHKYDEPQGSAVKVANMGHEEKSTSWIDRLLLFYQNGE, from the coding sequence ATGAAATCGTGGGCAGAAACCGTTTATAATACGGGTAAAGTATTTCTTTTTTTCATGGGATTTACGTTTCTCTTTTACTATGGAATTGTTTGGGTTCATCAAGAATACCAAGACTACCATAAATATGATGAACCACAGGGGTCTGCGGTAAAGGTAGCCAACATGGGTCATGAAGAAAAATCAACGTCATGGATCGATCGACTATTATTGTTTTATCAGAATGGGGAGTAA
- a CDS encoding Fur family transcriptional regulator — MESRIDRIKQQLHSASYKLTPQREATVRVLLEHEEDHLSAEDVYLLVKEKSPEIGLATVYRTLELLTELKVVDKINFGDGVSRYDLRKEGAAHFHHHLVCIECGAVDEIQDDLLEDVEEIVERDWKFKIKDHRLTFHGICHRCQDKEENEDN, encoded by the coding sequence ATGGAAAGTCGAATTGATAGAATAAAGCAGCAGTTGCACTCAGCAAGCTATAAGCTTACTCCTCAAAGGGAAGCGACTGTTAGAGTACTCCTTGAACATGAAGAGGACCATTTGAGTGCTGAAGATGTATATCTCCTCGTCAAGGAAAAATCTCCAGAAATTGGCTTAGCAACTGTATACCGTACGTTAGAATTATTAACGGAATTAAAAGTAGTCGACAAAATTAACTTCGGTGATGGCGTTTCACGCTATGATCTTCGCAAAGAAGGAGCAGCGCATTTTCACCATCATCTCGTATGTATTGAGTGTGGAGCGGTAGATGAAATCCAAGATGATCTGCTAGAAGACGTAGAGGAAATAGTAGAGAGAGATTGGAAGTTTAAAATTAAAGATCACCGTTTAACGTTTCATGGCATTTGTCACAGATGTCAAGATAAAGAAGAGAATGAAGATAACTAA
- the sigF gene encoding RNA polymerase sporulation sigma factor SigF codes for MDVEVKNDKSESYLKDFEVKALIKRSQQGDQGARDLIVEKNMRLVWSVVQRFLNRGYEPDDLFQIGSIGLLKSVDKFDLSYDVKFSTYAVPMIIGEIQRFIRDDGTVKVSRSLKEMSNKIRKAKDELSKTLGRVPTIIEVAEFLDITPEEVVMAQEANRAPSSIHETVYENDGDPITLLDQIADQNETKWFDKMALKEAIDGLDERERLIVYLRYYKDQTQSEVASRLGISQVQVSRLEKKILKHMKSQMESEN; via the coding sequence ATGGATGTGGAGGTCAAAAATGATAAGTCGGAAAGCTATCTAAAGGATTTTGAGGTAAAAGCACTGATTAAGCGAAGTCAGCAAGGAGATCAAGGGGCAAGAGATTTAATTGTCGAGAAAAATATGCGACTCGTTTGGTCTGTCGTGCAGCGGTTTTTAAATCGAGGCTACGAACCAGACGACCTGTTTCAAATTGGGAGTATAGGGCTTTTAAAGTCGGTCGATAAATTTGATTTGTCGTATGACGTGAAATTTTCGACCTATGCGGTCCCAATGATTATTGGAGAAATTCAGCGCTTTATTCGAGATGATGGGACAGTAAAAGTGAGCAGGTCCCTAAAAGAAATGAGCAACAAAATTCGAAAAGCAAAGGATGAGCTCTCCAAAACGTTAGGCCGTGTTCCTACCATTATTGAAGTAGCAGAATTTCTAGACATCACCCCAGAGGAAGTCGTAATGGCTCAGGAAGCGAACCGTGCACCATCATCCATTCATGAAACGGTGTACGAGAACGATGGCGATCCGATCACATTGCTTGATCAAATTGCCGATCAAAATGAAACCAAGTGGTTTGATAAAATGGCGTTGAAAGAAGCAATTGATGGACTTGACGAACGTGAACGCTTAATTGTTTACCTAAGATACTACAAAGACCAAACACAATCAGAAGTGGCCTCAAGACTCGGCATCTCACAGGTACAAGTGTCACGGCTTGAGAAAAAGATCTTAAAGCATATGAAGAGCCAAATGGAAAGTGAAAATTAA
- the spoIIAB gene encoding anti-sigma F factor — protein sequence MKNEMHIQFSSLSQNESFARVTVAAFVAQLDPTMDELTEIKTVVSEAVTNAIIHGYENSPDGMVYISAYLTDEGVVEILIKDHGVGIEDVEEAKQPLFTTKPDLERSGMGFTIMENFMDECHIESSAATGTTLHLKKHLSKSKALCN from the coding sequence ATGAAAAATGAAATGCACATCCAATTTTCGTCGCTTAGTCAAAACGAGTCATTTGCTCGTGTAACCGTAGCGGCATTTGTTGCTCAGTTAGACCCCACCATGGATGAACTGACTGAAATTAAAACGGTCGTATCAGAAGCCGTAACGAACGCCATCATTCACGGATATGAAAACAGTCCGGATGGCATGGTGTATATTTCGGCGTATTTAACAGACGAAGGCGTCGTGGAGATTTTAATTAAAGATCATGGCGTAGGAATTGAAGATGTTGAAGAGGCAAAGCAGCCTTTGTTTACGACCAAGCCTGATTTAGAGCGATCAGGAATGGGCTTTACCATTATGGAGAATTTTATGGACGAATGTCACATTGAATCCTCCGCTGCAACGGGAACGACACTGCACTTAAAAAAGCACTTATCAAAAAGCAAAGCTTTGTGCAATTAA
- the spoIIAA gene encoding anti-sigma F factor antagonist, translating into MSLSVKLEVKQGVLLARLGGELDHHTADYLRKEITAVLEKEWVQHMVLNLEHLTFMDSSGLGVILGRYKQIKNSGGEMVVCSIPIAIQRLFDMSGLFKIIGLEQDESHALQKLGVA; encoded by the coding sequence TTGAGTCTTTCTGTTAAGCTTGAAGTTAAACAAGGTGTGTTATTAGCAAGATTAGGTGGAGAGTTAGATCATCACACAGCAGATTACTTACGAAAAGAAATTACGGCCGTTTTAGAAAAAGAATGGGTTCAACATATGGTGTTAAATTTGGAACATTTGACGTTTATGGACAGCTCAGGTCTTGGAGTCATTTTAGGTCGATACAAGCAAATCAAAAATAGCGGTGGCGAAATGGTCGTTTGTTCGATTCCAATTGCTATTCAGCGACTGTTTGATATGTCCGGCCTCTTTAAAATTATTGGACTAGAGCAAGATGAGTCACACGCGCTTCAAAAGTTGGGGGTGGCATAA
- a CDS encoding MBOAT family O-acyltransferase: protein MLFNSFEFIFVFLPVVFLLFFLFNKFKLHLATKIWLFITSLFFYGFWNPSYLPIILFSILFNRFISIIIVKASTPKKSKAYLTFGVVCNILLLGYYKYYDFFVTNINTVFKTDYTLLHLLLPLGISFFTFQQIGYLVDTYRGETKQYSFLDYALFVTFFPQLIAGPIVHHQELMPQFHSLKKRFFNFHNIALGFFIFSVGLFKKVMIADSLAKWANKGFLNFDSLTTIDSWITSLSYTFQLYFDFSGYSDMAIGIALLFNITLPINFNSPYKARNIQDFWRRWHITLSRFLTQYIYIPLGGSRKGNARTYVNIMIIFLVSGFWHGAGWTFIIWGALHGIASVICRFWGKLPVTLPKLLSWFITFQFINATWVFFRAPDVATAMSILKTMFNIPAWFHQPVQAFKEKMVLFGNIDIAWDTIWLVVGCFLLVVVTKNSHQLKDKFKPHFLTVLFVCALLLYSLVNITNISEFLYFNF, encoded by the coding sequence GTGCTTTTCAATTCATTTGAATTTATTTTTGTGTTTTTACCAGTTGTCTTTTTACTCTTTTTCTTATTTAACAAATTTAAGTTGCACCTTGCGACAAAAATTTGGTTATTTATTACCTCCTTGTTTTTTTACGGTTTTTGGAATCCAAGCTACTTGCCAATTATTCTGTTTTCCATTCTTTTTAACAGATTTATAAGCATCATCATTGTAAAGGCTTCCACACCTAAAAAATCAAAGGCTTACTTAACGTTCGGGGTCGTATGTAACATTCTTCTTCTCGGCTACTACAAATACTACGATTTCTTTGTAACGAACATTAATACGGTGTTTAAGACGGATTACACCCTTCTGCACCTTCTTTTACCACTTGGAATAAGCTTTTTCACTTTTCAGCAGATTGGTTATTTAGTAGATACATATCGCGGTGAGACAAAGCAATATTCGTTCCTCGATTATGCGCTATTCGTGACGTTTTTCCCGCAGCTAATCGCAGGGCCGATTGTTCATCATCAGGAGCTTATGCCGCAGTTCCATTCGTTAAAAAAGCGTTTTTTTAATTTTCATAATATCGCGCTTGGCTTTTTTATTTTTTCCGTTGGATTATTTAAAAAAGTAATGATTGCGGATAGCCTAGCAAAATGGGCCAATAAAGGGTTTCTAAACTTTGATTCGCTCACAACGATTGATTCTTGGATCACATCGCTAAGCTACACGTTTCAGCTATATTTTGATTTTAGCGGCTATTCTGATATGGCGATTGGGATTGCCTTACTCTTTAATATCACGCTACCAATTAACTTTAATTCGCCATACAAAGCCCGAAACATTCAAGATTTCTGGCGCAGATGGCATATTACCTTAAGCCGATTTTTAACTCAGTACATTTATATTCCGCTCGGTGGAAGCCGAAAAGGAAATGCACGTACATACGTAAACATCATGATTATTTTCTTAGTTAGCGGTTTTTGGCACGGAGCGGGGTGGACCTTTATTATATGGGGCGCTTTACACGGCATCGCCTCTGTTATTTGCCGTTTTTGGGGCAAGCTTCCTGTTACGCTACCGAAGCTTTTATCATGGTTCATTACGTTTCAGTTTATTAATGCAACATGGGTATTCTTCCGAGCACCTGACGTTGCAACGGCCATGTCGATTTTAAAAACGATGTTTAATATTCCGGCTTGGTTTCATCAGCCTGTTCAAGCTTTCAAAGAAAAAATGGTCCTATTTGGGAATATCGACATTGCGTGGGATACGATCTGGCTTGTTGTTGGCTGCTTCTTATTAGTCGTCGTGACGAAAAATTCACATCAGCTCAAGGATAAGTTCAAGCCGCACTTTTTAACGGTGCTATTCGTCTGTGCCCTACTGCTCTATTCACTTGTGAACATTACAAACATCAGTGAATTTTTATACTTTAACTTTTGA
- a CDS encoding D-alanyl-D-alanine carboxypeptidase family protein, which produces MKRFLPFVIVAAFLFPTFSHPVSAAEGQSAELATKARSAVLIERDTGAVLFEKNSQQPLPPASMTKIMTMILIMDALDKGKITLNEKVRASEYAASMGGSQIFLEPGEEMTVNDMLKGIAIGSGNDASVAMAEHLAGSEKAFVAMMNKKAKQLGLKNTHFANPTGLPVKDHYSTAYDMAMMAKELLKYDQITNYTGKYEDYLRQNTDKKFWLVNTNRLVKFYQGVDGVKTGFTGEAKYCLTATAKKGNMRVIAVVFGAETPKERNTQVTQMLDYAFNQYQTKPLYKRNALIVKASVSKGDQKKVNVVTSEPISILTKKGASTKDVTTEVKMNQDLKAPIQKGEEVGMLIIKKKGQVVSQSPLVSQGNVKEASWWHLFKRTMGMFNHSS; this is translated from the coding sequence ATGAAGCGATTTTTACCATTTGTAATTGTAGCCGCCTTTTTGTTTCCGACCTTTTCACACCCTGTTTCAGCAGCGGAAGGTCAATCTGCAGAGTTAGCTACAAAAGCACGATCAGCAGTTTTAATTGAACGAGATACGGGAGCAGTTTTATTCGAGAAAAATAGCCAACAGCCGTTACCGCCTGCAAGCATGACCAAAATTATGACAATGATCTTAATTATGGACGCGCTTGATAAAGGGAAGATTACGCTGAATGAAAAAGTACGTGCAAGTGAATATGCGGCTTCTATGGGAGGTTCACAAATCTTTTTAGAGCCTGGAGAAGAAATGACCGTTAACGATATGCTAAAAGGAATTGCGATTGGTTCTGGCAACGATGCATCTGTTGCGATGGCCGAGCATCTCGCCGGATCTGAAAAAGCGTTCGTTGCGATGATGAACAAAAAAGCAAAACAATTAGGATTAAAGAACACGCATTTTGCCAATCCAACAGGCTTACCTGTAAAAGATCATTACAGTACGGCTTATGACATGGCAATGATGGCAAAAGAGCTCTTGAAATATGATCAAATCACCAACTATACAGGAAAATACGAAGATTATCTTCGTCAAAATACCGATAAAAAATTCTGGCTTGTGAACACAAACCGATTAGTGAAGTTTTATCAAGGTGTTGACGGGGTGAAAACTGGATTCACAGGTGAAGCGAAGTACTGCTTAACAGCTACAGCGAAAAAAGGAAACATGCGCGTCATTGCGGTTGTGTTTGGAGCAGAAACGCCTAAAGAACGAAATACTCAAGTTACTCAGATGCTTGATTACGCGTTCAATCAGTATCAAACAAAGCCTCTTTATAAACGTAATGCGCTGATTGTAAAAGCAAGCGTAAGCAAAGGTGACCAAAAGAAAGTAAATGTGGTGACATCAGAGCCTATTTCGATTTTAACGAAAAAAGGTGCGTCGACAAAAGACGTGACCACGGAAGTAAAAATGAATCAGGACCTGAAAGCGCCTATTCAAAAGGGCGAAGAAGTCGGGATGCTGATTATTAAGAAAAAGGGTCAAGTTGTCAGCCAATCTCCGCTTGTGTCACAAGGAAATGTGAAAGAAGCGTCGTGGTGGCATTTATTTAAGCGGACAATGGGTATGTTCAATCACTCGTCTTAA
- a CDS encoding DUF421 domain-containing protein encodes MFIDIGIFIVRAVIVVIGTWLVTSFIGKKSVAQLTPYEVAILFIVSNVAAQPLVSMDSFKTAFSMVLLGVSIVLLSYLSTKKPFYRLNATPSIVINKGQINMKELKRNRMSIYALLSMLRSQGFFRIADVEYAILELGGDLSVLSKEAARPVTPEDLKLNPEQQELSYAVVVDGVIVEEALRALHQSKEALVMSIERQYHVGIGKVLYAEMDSQGTLYANLRPIYNEGNISS; translated from the coding sequence ATGTTTATTGATATTGGTATTTTTATTGTACGAGCTGTCATTGTTGTCATTGGTACGTGGCTTGTAACAAGCTTTATCGGGAAAAAATCAGTGGCTCAGCTTACGCCCTATGAAGTTGCCATTTTGTTTATCGTTTCAAACGTAGCGGCACAGCCGTTAGTATCAATGGATTCGTTTAAAACCGCGTTTAGTATGGTGCTTCTTGGTGTTAGCATCGTGTTATTAAGCTATTTGTCTACAAAGAAGCCGTTTTATCGGCTGAATGCTACGCCAAGCATCGTGATTAACAAAGGACAAATTAATATGAAGGAACTGAAGCGGAATCGTATGAGCATCTATGCTCTTTTATCCATGCTACGCTCACAGGGTTTTTTCCGAATTGCTGATGTGGAATACGCCATATTAGAGCTTGGAGGGGACTTATCTGTGCTTTCAAAAGAAGCTGCAAGACCGGTTACGCCAGAAGATCTCAAGTTGAATCCCGAGCAGCAGGAACTGAGTTATGCGGTTGTAGTAGATGGAGTCATCGTAGAAGAAGCACTGCGCGCGCTTCACCAGTCAAAGGAAGCCCTCGTGATGTCGATTGAGAGGCAGTATCATGTTGGGATCGGGAAGGTGCTGTATGCTGAGATGGATTCACAAGGGACGTTATATGCGAATCTGCGACCTATTTATAATGAAGGAAATATTTCCAGTTGA
- the deoB gene encoding phosphopentomutase — MSSNTYKRVFLVVMDSVGIGEAPDAAQYDDKGSDTLGHIAEHRGGLKMPNMAKLGLSNIREIKGIEKADKPLAFYTKMQEASTGKDTMTGHWEIMGLHIDKPFRVFPDGFPDELLQDLEEKTGRKIIGNKPASGTEILDELGKEHMETGALIVYTSADSVLQIAAHEEIVPIDELYKICKIARELTLDEKYMVGRVIARPFLGEPGKFTRTSNRHDYALKPFGRTVMNELKDEKYDVIAIGKISDIYDGEGVTQSLRTKSNMDGMDKLVDTLSMDFTGLSFLNLVDFDALFGHRRDPQGYGDALEEFDARLPEVFEKLTEDDLLIITADHGNDPVHHGTDHTREYVPLVVYSKKFTEGREISLRQTFADIGATVAENFNVKLPEHGTSFLNELK; from the coding sequence ATGTCTTCCAATACATACAAACGCGTATTTTTAGTGGTAATGGATTCAGTAGGGATCGGTGAAGCACCGGATGCGGCACAATATGATGACAAAGGGTCAGATACGCTTGGTCATATCGCTGAGCATCGTGGTGGCCTAAAGATGCCTAATATGGCGAAGTTAGGTCTAAGTAATATTCGTGAAATTAAAGGGATTGAAAAAGCAGACAAGCCCCTTGCTTTTTATACAAAAATGCAGGAAGCATCAACAGGAAAAGATACGATGACAGGTCATTGGGAAATCATGGGCCTTCATATTGATAAACCGTTCCGCGTATTTCCAGACGGCTTCCCAGATGAGCTTCTTCAAGATCTTGAGGAAAAAACTGGACGTAAAATTATCGGAAACAAACCAGCTTCAGGAACAGAAATTTTAGATGAGCTTGGAAAAGAGCACATGGAAACAGGGGCATTAATTGTCTATACGTCAGCAGATTCTGTGCTTCAAATTGCGGCTCATGAAGAAATCGTACCAATTGATGAGCTGTATAAAATCTGTAAAATCGCTCGTGAACTTACATTAGATGAAAAGTACATGGTAGGACGCGTTATTGCTCGTCCGTTCCTTGGAGAGCCTGGGAAATTCACACGTACGTCTAATCGACATGATTATGCGCTAAAGCCATTTGGTCGTACGGTCATGAATGAATTAAAAGATGAAAAGTATGATGTGATTGCCATTGGTAAAATTTCCGATATCTATGATGGTGAGGGAGTGACACAATCACTTCGCACAAAGTCAAACATGGATGGTATGGATAAATTGGTCGACACGCTGTCAATGGACTTTACAGGGCTTAGCTTCTTAAACCTAGTGGACTTCGATGCGTTATTCGGCCATCGCCGTGATCCACAAGGATATGGAGATGCGCTTGAAGAGTTTGATGCACGTCTACCAGAAGTGTTTGAAAAACTAACAGAAGATGACTTACTAATCATCACAGCAGATCATGGTAATGACCCTGTTCATCACGGAACAGATCATACGCGTGAATACGTACCTTTAGTGGTTTATAGCAAAAAATTCACAGAAGGTAGAGAAATTTCACTTCGTCAAACGTTTGCGGATATTGGAGCAACGGTTGCTGAAAACTTCAATGTGAAATTACCTGAGCACGGAACATCGTTTTTAAATGAATTAAAATAA
- a CDS encoding purine-nucleoside phosphorylase yields MNSTLIQKSADYIKEKFSKTPTVGLILGSGLGVLADEIEEAVQIPYEEIPEFPVSTVEGHAGQLVLGTINDVTVVAMQGRFHYYEGYSLEKVTFPVRVMKALGVETVIVTNAAGGVNESFNPGDLMIISDHINNLGDNPLIGKNDGELGVRFPDMSEAYSKNLRELAKKTAAKLDIAVQEGVYVANSGPCYETPAEIRFLRAVGADAVGMSTVPEVIVARHSSMNVLGISCISNMAAGILDQPLNHEEVMETTEKVKTQFLSLVKAIIKEI; encoded by the coding sequence ATGAACAGTACGTTAATCCAAAAATCAGCGGATTATATTAAAGAGAAATTCTCGAAAACACCGACTGTAGGACTTATCTTAGGATCAGGTCTAGGGGTTCTAGCAGATGAAATTGAAGAAGCAGTGCAAATTCCGTACGAAGAGATTCCGGAATTTCCTGTTTCAACGGTTGAAGGTCATGCAGGACAGCTTGTATTGGGAACAATTAATGATGTGACCGTTGTCGCGATGCAAGGTCGTTTTCACTATTACGAAGGATACAGCCTTGAAAAAGTGACGTTCCCTGTGCGTGTGATGAAGGCGCTAGGCGTTGAAACAGTGATCGTAACGAATGCGGCAGGTGGCGTAAACGAATCGTTCAATCCAGGCGACTTAATGATTATTAGCGATCATATTAATAATCTTGGAGACAATCCGCTTATCGGGAAAAACGACGGCGAGCTTGGTGTACGATTCCCAGATATGTCTGAAGCGTACAGCAAAAATCTTCGTGAGCTGGCGAAGAAAACAGCAGCGAAATTAGACATTGCGGTTCAAGAAGGCGTATATGTTGCGAACTCTGGTCCATGTTATGAAACGCCAGCTGAAATTCGCTTCCTTCGCGCTGTTGGAGCAGATGCGGTTGGAATGTCTACGGTCCCTGAAGTCATCGTTGCGCGTCACAGTTCAATGAACGTACTCGGAATCTCTTGTATTTCTAACATGGCAGCAGGGATCTTAGATCAGCCGTTAAACCATGAAGAAGTGATGGAGACGACGGAAAAAGTTAAGACGCAATTTTTATCACTTGTAAAAGCAATTATTAAAGAAATTTAA